The following proteins are encoded in a genomic region of Gouania willdenowi chromosome 6, fGouWil2.1, whole genome shotgun sequence:
- the spty2d1 gene encoding protein SPT2 homolog: protein MMDFDNVLDLATQNQDQSNTPRKRYSLQTGPPKKDPKSKGVDPAAIQALLKKQHKDAFKKEIEKKKQKEELIAKRVELKSDRKARAMASRTKDNFRGYNGIPVVEVPKKRRSKHEMQQNSEGERFKNHSIDPEDDEDNYEYEQTDSEQEEEPEPLRQGMSSGGSNSNKKTPLKKVSGTSRPAPTMNFADLLKLAETKQFEPVELKPKVSKNEERLRTAEEIKELEMERRAKRQDRDRNALPDRLKASSNLVTKKEPTNGRSDKNYSEKHNLPGGPGKKSHSTSVNNREPSFSKSSHPDRDKTKKTYNERDRTKMPEVSSSRSTNFKIPQKVTSSQVSNKNLGGRDTSSNKSSALSDLSSKKESLSFPHRKTSGISGTKPTAADGTGQKNPHGRPSQGSLPKQGLSTGAHKAGKGESLRPGANPFVKSSSKSEIRTQPNSSLKATSNSQARPGLPPQKKPVGTPLMRGGGSQPQSHPGGSGLQRQTLGPGRPAGGEISRRPAENSASGPGRPKCTVVSETISSKNVGRARPGGPPRPGVPNRPGMEARGGMPQRPGTVSRGGMPSRPGMVPGAGMPPRPGMVSRGGMPPRPMMNRPPGTMLPPITSAYKRKYEEDDEYDSEMDDFIEDEDEEQEEVSKHIREIFGYDRKRYKDESDYALKFMESSWRDVQKEEARSLRVAVQEDQEEEKRELEELKKKSAKRRKI from the exons ATGATGGATTTTGATAATGTATTGGATTTAGCCACACAAAACCAGGACCAAAGCAACACACCACGG AAAAGATACAGTTTACAAACTGGACCCCCCAAAAAGGATCCCAAATCCAAAGGCGTGGATCCTGCTGCTATTCAAGCCCTGTTGAAAAAGCAACACAAGGATGCCTTTAAGAAAG aaattgaaaaaaagaaacaaaaagaagaactCATAGCGAAGAGGGTTGAGCTCAAATCGGACCGTAAAGCCCGTGCCATGGCCTCCAGAACCAAAGACAATTTTAGAGGCTACAATGGCATCCCAGTAGTTGAAGTTCCCAAGAAGAGGCGATCAAAACATGAGATGCAGCAAAATAGTGAGGGGGAAAGATTTAAGAATCACTCAATTGACCCAGAGGATGATGAGGATAATTATGAGTATGAGCAAACAGATTCAGAGCAAGAAGAGGAGCCAGAACCGCTGAGACAAGGTATGAGTTCTGGTGGGAGCAACAGCAATAAGAAGACACCCTTGAAGAAGGTTAGCGGGACATCCAGGCCTGCCCCAACTATGAATTTTGCAGACTTGCTCAAATTGGCAGAGACTAAACAGTTTGAGCCAGTGGAGCTAAAACCCAAGGTTTCAAAAAATGAGGAAAGGCTTCGCACAGCTGAAGAGATAAAGGAACTCGAAATGGAGCGTAGGGCTAAGAGACAGGATAGAGACAGGAACGCACTCCCTGACAGGCTGAAGGCAAGCTCCAATTTAGTTACAAAAAAAGAACCGACAAACGGCAGATCAGACAAGAATTATTCGGAAAAACATAATTTGCCCGGTGGGCCAGGTAAGAAATCTCATTCAACATCAGTTAATAATAGGGAACCCTCTTTTTCCAAGAGTTCCCATCCTGATCGAGACAAAACCAAGAAAACTTACAACGAAAGAGACAGAACAAAGATGCCTGAGGTTAGTTCTTCAAGGTCTACGAACTTCAAAATACCACAAAAAGTAACATCATCTCAGGTTTCAAACAAAAATTTAGGTGGCAGGGACACATCTAGTAACAAATCCAGTGCCTTAAGTGACCTTAGCTCTAAAAAAGAAAGCTTATCATTTCCACACAGAAAAACGTCAGGCATTTCAGGGACCAAGCCTACAGCTGCAGATGGTACAGGCCAAAAAAATCCACATGGAAGACCCAGTCAGGGAAGTTTACCAAAGCAAGGACTTTCAACAGGTGCACATAAGGCTGGAAAAGGAGAATCGCTACGGCCTGGAGCCAATCCTTTTGTAAAGTCAAGTAGTAAATCAGAGATCAGAACTCAGCCGAACAGTTCTCTAAAAGCAACAAGCAATTCTCAAGCAAGGCCTGGATTGCCCCCTCAGAAAAAACCCGTTGGTACGCCACTGATGCGGGGGGGTGGAAGTCAACCACAGAGTCACCCTGGAGGAAGTGGACTCCAGCGACAAACACTGGGACCAGGTCGGCCTGCAGGTGGAGAAATATCACGAAGACCAGCTGAGAACAGCGCCTCTGGGCCTGGAAGACCAAAGTGCACCGTGGTGTCTGAAACCATCTCATCCAAGAATGTAGGCAGGGCAAGACCAGGAGGACCTCCTCGACCGGGAGTGCCAAACAGACCTGGGATGGAAGCTAGAGGGGGAATGCCACAAAGGCCTGGGACAGTATCCAGAGGGGGAATGCCTTCAAGACCTGGGATGGTACCTGGAGCGGGAATGCCACCAAGACCTGGGATGGTATCTAGAGGGGGAATGCCACCCAGGCCGATGATGAATAGACCACCTG GAACTATGTTGCCACCCATCACATCTGCATACAAGAGAAAAtatgaagaagatgatgaaTACGACTCAGAAATGGATGATTTTATTGAGGACGAGGATGAAGAGCAAGAGGAAGTATCCAAACACATCAGGGAAATCTTTGGCTACGATCGGAAACG ATACAAAGATGAGAGCGACTATGCACTAAAATTCATGGAGTCGAGCTGGAGAGACGTGCAGAAGGAAGAGGCCAGAAG cCTGAGAGTAGCTGTGCAGGAGGaccaggaggaggagaaaagggAGCTAGAAGAGCTGAAGAAGAAGAGCGCCAAGAGGAGAAAAATCTAA